Sequence from the Paenibacillus riograndensis SBR5 genome:
ACTCACCGTATTTCCGGTACCTTATGAAGATCCCTGTATTCTTTGGGAGTCATTCCCGTCTGCTTCTGGAACACTTTTGTAAAATACCGGCGCTCCTGATAACCCACACCCGTGCTGATTGCCGCTATGCTCTTGTCGCTGCTGGCCAGCATGAACTTCGCTGCCTCCATCCGCTGGAGGGTTACATACTCCACAAAGGTCATGGCAAACCGGTTCTTGAACAGCAGGCAAAAATAACTGCTGCTGATCCCGATCTTATGTGCCACTTCCTCAATCCCGAGATCAAAACTCAGCCGCTCCGAAATATATTGGGCCGCCTGGTTCATCAGCTGATCCGGCGTTTTTTTGGCTGAGTCCTCTGCCGGGGTAAGTTCCTGAAACAGGGGAATACTGTTATAGAGCTTATCCTTATACTGTTTGCTGCGGATGCGTGTGCCGATTTCCCGCACCTTGTTGCCCAGCTCCTCATAATGAATCGGTTTGCAGATATATTCCTTCACACCCAGCCGGATGGCTTCCCGCGCGTAATCGAATTCCTGATAGCCGCTGAGCAGCAGAACCTCGCTGTCCAGCCCCATCTCGCGCAGCTTGCCGACGAAGGTTAACCCGTCCATGACAGGCATGCGGATATCGCACAGCACAAGGTCCGGGGCCTGTTCCTCGGCAATGCGCAGTGCCTCCATGCCGCTGCGGGCCATGCCGTATATCTCCATCCCCATTTCCTGCCATGGCAGCACGCGCCGCAGATTGCCCAGAATCGGGGCTTCATCGTCAACCAATAATACTTTTAGCATAATGATCTTCCCCCTGCCCGTATTTAGGGATGACGCATTGGATGATAGTGC
This genomic interval carries:
- a CDS encoding response regulator transcription factor, which codes for MLKVLLVDDEAPILGNLRRVLPWQEMGMEIYGMARSGMEALRIAEEQAPDLVLCDIRMPVMDGLTFVGKLREMGLDSEVLLLSGYQEFDYAREAIRLGVKEYICKPIHYEELGNKVREIGTRIRSKQYKDKLYNSIPLFQELTPAEDSAKKTPDQLMNQAAQYISERLSFDLGIEEVAHKIGISSSYFCLLFKNRFAMTFVEYVTLQRMEAAKFMLASSDKSIAAISTGVGYQERRYFTKVFQKQTGMTPKEYRDLHKVPEIR